In the Lysinibacillus sp. PLM2 genome, one interval contains:
- a CDS encoding cysteine desulfurase, whose protein sequence is METIYLDHAATSPMHPEVISEMAKIMSEIYGNPSSIHTVGRKARKVLDDARSVLARAIGAKDNEIILTSGGTEADNAAIFGTAYALKAKGKHIITTKIEHHAVMHACEKLEKEGFEVTYLSVDRTGRISMDEFKKALRDDTILVTMMYGNNEVGTTQPISEIGEMLKDHQATFHTDAVQAFGIEKLDVNVLNVDLLSVSSHKLNGPKGIGFLYQKTGIPLIPTSYGGSQEKKRRAGTENVPSAVGFAKAVEIAQQEIESKQAKFKQYRQLFIEELNKENISFEVNGNVENTLQHVLNISFKGMEVESFLVNLDMAGVYASSGSACTAGSIDPSHVLVAMFGRDAEELRNSIRFSFGLGLSEDLVIEAAKRTSKIVKRLAN, encoded by the coding sequence ATGGAAACAATTTATCTAGACCATGCAGCAACTTCACCAATGCATCCAGAAGTAATTAGTGAGATGGCGAAGATAATGTCCGAAATATACGGTAATCCTTCAAGTATTCATACTGTAGGGCGCAAAGCTCGAAAGGTTTTAGATGATGCAAGGTCGGTATTAGCTCGTGCCATAGGGGCAAAGGATAACGAAATTATTCTAACTAGTGGTGGAACAGAAGCTGATAACGCAGCAATCTTCGGTACCGCATATGCATTGAAAGCTAAAGGTAAACACATTATTACGACTAAAATCGAGCACCATGCCGTAATGCATGCTTGTGAAAAGCTAGAAAAAGAAGGCTTTGAAGTAACATATCTTTCAGTAGATCGCACAGGTCGTATTTCAATGGATGAGTTTAAGAAAGCATTAAGAGACGATACCATTTTAGTCACGATGATGTATGGAAATAATGAAGTCGGTACAACCCAACCTATTTCTGAGATTGGTGAGATGTTAAAAGATCATCAAGCAACATTTCATACAGACGCAGTTCAAGCTTTTGGAATTGAGAAGCTCGATGTCAATGTATTAAATGTTGATCTGCTAAGCGTTTCTAGTCATAAATTAAACGGACCAAAAGGAATTGGTTTTTTATATCAAAAAACGGGAATTCCATTAATACCAACCTCATATGGCGGGTCACAGGAAAAGAAGAGACGGGCTGGTACTGAAAATGTTCCAAGTGCAGTGGGCTTTGCGAAGGCCGTTGAAATTGCACAGCAGGAAATTGAATCAAAGCAAGCTAAATTTAAACAATATCGTCAACTGTTTATTGAAGAGTTAAATAAAGAGAATATTTCATTTGAAGTGAACGGCAATGTTGAAAATACATTACAGCATGTTTTAAATATTAGTTTTAAAGGAATGGAAGTTGAATCATTCTTAGTGAATCTTGATATGGCAGGCGTTTATGCATCGAGTGGATCTGCTTGTACAGCAGGCTCAATTGATCCATCCCACGTTTTAGTGGCAATGTTCGGGCGCGATGCAGAGGAGTTAAGAAATTCAATACGATTTAGTTTTGGTCTTGGATTAAGTGAAGATTTAGTGATTGAAGCTGCTAAAAGAACGAGTAAAATTGTAAAAAGACTTGCGAATTAA
- the cymR gene encoding HTH-type transcriptional regulator CymR: MKISTKGRYGLTIMIELAKHYGEGPVPLRQIAEEKNLSEAYLEQLVSPLRIAGLVKSVRGAYGGYLLALPPDKISAADVIKVLEGPIQPVEGIEEEESPQRELWIRIRDAVKNVLDTTSLDDLAKNNDDTEYDGYMFYI, translated from the coding sequence ATGAAAATTTCTACAAAAGGTAGATATGGCCTAACGATAATGATTGAATTAGCGAAACATTATGGGGAAGGGCCAGTACCATTACGTCAAATTGCTGAAGAAAAGAATTTATCTGAAGCTTATTTAGAGCAACTTGTATCTCCACTGCGAATTGCGGGCCTTGTAAAAAGTGTACGTGGTGCTTATGGAGGGTACTTATTAGCGCTACCACCCGATAAAATCTCTGCTGCTGATGTCATTAAAGTGTTAGAAGGTCCAATCCAACCTGTTGAAGGAATTGAAGAGGAAGAATCTCCGCAACGTGAACTATGGATTCGAATTCGTGATGCTGTAAAGAATGTACTTGATACAACATCCCTTGATGATTTAGCAAAAAATAATGATGATACTGAATATGACGGATATATGTTCTATATTTAA
- a CDS encoding recombinase RarA, which translates to MQNEPLAYRMRPRNIREVVGQQHIIGENTALFKMIENGHIPSMLLYGEPGIGKTSIAYAIAGSSKLPFFSLNATHAGKKDVEQIVVEARLAGKVILFLDEIHRFNKLQQDTLLPHVENGSIVLIGATTENPFHDVNPAIRSRCGEILQLKRLSIEDIVQLLQNALNDEERGLGKHTIEITEEQLNKIALSANGDARKALTLMESVYFASDEEDGKAIVKDHIIEHLAKRIGVYGDKAGSHFYNLLSALQKSVRGSDTNAAIYYLAHLLETGDLVAVCRRLLVMAYEDIGLANPAVGAHVFAATESAKRLGMPEARIPLANAVIEMCLSPKSNSAYSALDAAITAIHEGKTGDIPLHLRDGHYAGAAALGHVGYKYPHDTPIGTYGGWTNQQYLPDEIEGMEFYKPVIAGEEKRMASIYEKLKSFKKD; encoded by the coding sequence ATGCAAAATGAACCATTAGCATATCGAATGCGTCCTCGAAATATTCGTGAGGTTGTAGGCCAACAGCACATTATCGGAGAAAATACAGCTCTATTTAAAATGATCGAAAATGGCCATATACCCTCCATGCTTTTATATGGCGAACCGGGAATTGGGAAAACATCGATTGCCTATGCAATAGCCGGAAGTTCCAAGCTTCCCTTCTTTTCACTCAATGCAACACATGCAGGAAAAAAAGATGTGGAGCAAATCGTTGTGGAAGCAAGATTAGCTGGAAAGGTCATTTTATTTTTAGATGAAATCCATCGATTTAATAAACTACAGCAAGATACCCTATTACCACATGTCGAAAACGGATCTATCGTATTAATTGGAGCAACTACAGAAAACCCATTCCATGATGTCAATCCAGCCATCCGCTCTCGCTGTGGTGAAATATTACAATTAAAACGACTTTCGATAGAAGATATTGTGCAATTACTACAAAATGCACTAAATGATGAGGAAAGAGGACTCGGTAAACATACAATTGAAATAACAGAAGAACAATTAAATAAAATTGCGTTAAGTGCAAATGGAGATGCACGAAAAGCTTTAACTTTAATGGAATCAGTGTATTTCGCCTCTGATGAGGAAGATGGAAAAGCAATTGTAAAAGATCATATAATTGAGCATTTAGCAAAACGAATTGGTGTATATGGAGATAAAGCTGGCTCTCATTTTTATAACTTGCTTTCCGCATTACAAAAATCAGTACGCGGTAGCGATACAAATGCAGCTATTTATTATCTTGCACACCTTTTAGAAACTGGTGATTTAGTTGCCGTATGTAGAAGATTGCTAGTAATGGCGTATGAAGATATTGGTTTAGCGAATCCAGCTGTTGGGGCACATGTTTTTGCAGCTACCGAATCAGCAAAACGCTTAGGGATGCCAGAAGCTCGTATACCGCTTGCCAATGCAGTGATAGAAATGTGCCTATCCCCGAAATCGAATTCTGCATATTCGGCACTTGATGCGGCAATCACAGCAATCCACGAAGGTAAAACAGGTGATATACCTCTACATTTGCGTGATGGTCATTATGCAGGTGCTGCTGCATTAGGTCATGTCGGATATAAATATCCACATGACACACCAATAGGTACATATGGAGGATGGACTAATCAGCAATACTTACCTGACGAGATAGAGGGGATGGAGTTTTACAAACCTGTTATCGCTGGTGAAGAGAAACGTATGGCTAGCATTTATGAAAAGCTAAAATCGTTTAAGAAGGATTAG
- a CDS encoding group II intron reverse transcriptase/maturase, which produces MRGNGETSVQLLEKILSNQNMNEAYLRVYRNKGASGVDGITVDELKQYLKENKDELRQRIRTRKYQPQAALRVEIPKENGKMRKLGIPTVVDRVVQQAIHQVLSPIFEKEFSEYSYGFRPNRSCEMAIIKSLEFLNDGYDWIVDIDLERFFDTVNHDKLMRIISNTIDDGDVISLIRKYLVSGVLVKGKYEETPIGTPQGGNLSPLLSNIMLNELDKELESRGLHFVRYADDALIFVKSEKAANRVMESVVKFIEKKLGLIVNAEKSKIARPKDLKFLGFGYYYDSKDKKYQVRPHTISVQKFKRKLRQLTKRNWSIPLDYRILKLKQVIFGWVNYFRTANMKTAMREIDKKLRSRIRVIIWKQWKVPRKQIRSLIQLGIPEEEAKGLTFCRKGYRFIGLSKVVQRAISNKRLEQRGIPSALQRYLKVHTVI; this is translated from the coding sequence GTGAGAGGAAATGGAGAAACGAGTGTGCAACTTTTAGAAAAGATTCTAAGCAATCAAAATATGAATGAAGCCTACTTACGTGTCTATAGAAATAAAGGTGCAAGTGGGGTCGATGGAATAACGGTTGATGAACTTAAACAGTATCTGAAAGAGAACAAGGATGAACTACGTCAGCGCATCAGAACTAGAAAATACCAACCACAAGCTGCCTTACGAGTGGAAATCCCAAAAGAAAATGGAAAGATGCGCAAACTGGGAATACCAACAGTAGTGGATAGGGTGGTTCAACAGGCAATTCATCAAGTACTCAGTCCGATATTTGAAAAAGAGTTTAGTGAATACAGTTACGGTTTTAGACCAAATAGAAGTTGTGAGATGGCAATCATAAAAAGTCTCGAATTTCTGAATGATGGATACGATTGGATAGTGGACATTGACCTTGAAAGATTTTTCGACACAGTCAACCATGATAAACTCATGCGAATCATATCCAATACAATCGATGATGGAGATGTCATTTCTTTAATTAGAAAATACTTGGTCAGTGGGGTCTTGGTAAAGGGTAAATATGAGGAAACACCGATTGGAACTCCGCAAGGAGGAAACCTCAGTCCACTATTAAGTAACATAATGTTGAATGAACTGGACAAGGAACTAGAAAGTAGAGGACTCCATTTCGTGAGATATGCGGATGACGCTCTTATCTTTGTGAAGAGTGAGAAAGCTGCAAATAGAGTGATGGAATCAGTCGTGAAGTTTATAGAAAAGAAATTAGGGCTGATAGTCAATGCAGAAAAGAGTAAAATCGCTCGTCCAAAAGACTTAAAATTCCTGGGGTTTGGATATTACTACGATTCAAAAGACAAGAAATATCAAGTTCGACCACATACAATCTCAGTACAGAAATTTAAAAGGAAACTTCGACAACTAACAAAGCGAAACTGGAGCATTCCGTTAGACTACCGAATATTGAAACTAAAACAAGTAATATTTGGTTGGGTAAATTACTTTAGAACTGCAAACATGAAAACGGCTATGCGTGAAATTGATAAGAAACTACGCTCAAGAATAAGAGTAATCATTTGGAAACAGTGGAAGGTACCAAGAAAACAGATAAGGTCACTAATCCAATTGGGGATACCCGAAGAAGAAGCCAAGGGCTTAACATTCTGTAGGAAAGGTTATCGATTTATCGGATTATCTAAAGTTGTTCAAAGAGCAATTTCAAATAAAAGGCTAGAGCAGAGGGGAATACCCTCTGCTCTACAACGTTACTTAAAAGTACACACTGTAATATAA
- the tcdA gene encoding tRNA threonylcarbamoyladenosine dehydratase, which translates to MLHQFSRNELAIGKEGLEKLKDATVAILGIGGVGSFAAEACARSGVGRIILVDKDNVDITNVNRQLVAYLSTVGKSKSAVMKERIADINPECEVIDMHMFYTEETYEKFFEQNIDYVIDASDTVMYKIHLMKECLKRNIPIISSMGAANKMDPTRFQIADISKTHTDPLAKVIRTKLRKEGIKKGVMVVFSDESPIVVRPDVVEEVGNPNAQIRKAKMPPSSNAFVPSVAGLIAASWVINQILKDIHITRVQQ; encoded by the coding sequence ATGTTACACCAATTTTCGAGAAATGAATTAGCGATAGGTAAAGAAGGTTTAGAAAAATTAAAAGATGCAACCGTAGCCATACTGGGAATCGGTGGTGTAGGTTCATTCGCTGCTGAAGCATGTGCAAGAAGTGGCGTAGGTCGAATCATACTAGTAGATAAAGATAATGTAGATATTACGAATGTTAACCGTCAGCTAGTTGCGTATCTTTCAACTGTCGGTAAGTCAAAATCTGCAGTAATGAAGGAACGAATCGCAGATATAAACCCAGAGTGTGAAGTAATTGATATGCATATGTTCTACACAGAAGAAACTTATGAGAAGTTTTTTGAACAGAATATTGATTATGTAATTGATGCTTCAGATACAGTGATGTACAAAATCCATTTAATGAAAGAATGTTTAAAACGAAATATCCCAATTATTTCAAGTATGGGAGCTGCAAATAAAATGGATCCGACACGCTTCCAAATTGCAGATATTTCAAAAACTCATACAGACCCTTTGGCAAAGGTAATCAGAACAAAATTACGTAAAGAAGGCATTAAAAAAGGTGTCATGGTTGTCTTTTCTGACGAATCTCCAATCGTTGTACGACCTGATGTTGTTGAAGAAGTAGGAAATCCAAATGCACAAATTCGTAAAGCAAAAATGCCACCTTCTTCAAATGCTTTTGTACCTTCAGTTGCTGGATTAATAGCCGCAAGCTGGGTAATCAATCAAATATTAAAAGACATTCACATTACACGAGTGCAACAATAA
- the aspS gene encoding aspartate--tRNA(Asp/Asn) ligase, whose protein sequence is MAQRTHACGELTEQHQGQKVVLKGWVQRRRDLGGLIFVDVRDRTGIVQVVFGDQAPEALTIADKIRSEYVVEIEGEVILRDESQVNPNIKTGKIEVVASNIIIINEAKTPPFAIEDKVEINEEARLKYRYLDLRRPVMYNTFKLRSDITRSIRNFLQNESFLEVETPILTKSTPEGARDYLVPSRVHEGEFYALPQSPQLFKQLLMVSGFEKYFQIARCFRDEDLRADRQPEFTQVDIETSFMSMDEIIEMNERLLQTVMKEVMDIEIQLPLQRMPYKEAMDRYGSDKPDVRFGLELIQLSEIVKDSAFKVFAQAVENGGEVKAINVKGNADKYTRKDIDALTEFVSIYGAKGLAWIKVTDEGFTGPIAKFFEGQIVEEITSATNAEPGDLLLFVADKSPVVAASLGALRMKLGKELGLIDESQFAFLWVTDWPLLEYDEEAGRYTAAHHPFTRPFDEDIEKMDTDPAAVRAQAYDIVLNGYELGGGSLRIFERDLQEKMFNLLGFSKEEAQEQFGFLLEAFEYGVPPHGGLAFGLDRFVMLLAGRTNLRDTIAFPKTATASCLLTDAPSEVSPAQLKELHLKVNN, encoded by the coding sequence ATGGCTCAAAGAACACATGCTTGTGGGGAATTAACAGAACAGCACCAAGGACAGAAAGTTGTGTTAAAAGGATGGGTACAACGACGTCGCGACTTGGGTGGTTTAATTTTCGTTGATGTGCGCGATCGTACAGGAATTGTTCAAGTTGTCTTTGGTGATCAAGCACCAGAAGCACTTACAATTGCGGATAAAATTCGTAGCGAATACGTAGTTGAAATAGAAGGGGAAGTTATTTTACGTGATGAAAGTCAAGTAAACCCGAATATTAAAACAGGTAAAATAGAAGTAGTTGCTTCAAATATTATTATTATTAACGAAGCAAAAACACCTCCGTTTGCAATCGAGGACAAAGTTGAAATTAATGAAGAAGCTCGTTTGAAGTATCGTTATTTAGACTTACGCCGTCCGGTTATGTACAACACGTTTAAATTACGTTCTGATATTACTCGATCTATTCGTAATTTCTTACAAAATGAATCATTCTTAGAGGTAGAAACGCCGATTTTAACAAAATCAACGCCAGAAGGTGCACGTGATTATTTAGTACCATCACGCGTACACGAAGGTGAGTTTTATGCATTACCTCAATCACCACAGTTATTTAAACAATTATTAATGGTTTCTGGCTTTGAAAAGTATTTCCAGATTGCTCGTTGCTTCCGTGACGAAGATTTACGTGCTGATCGTCAACCTGAATTTACACAAGTGGATATCGAAACTTCATTTATGTCGATGGATGAAATTATCGAAATGAATGAAAGATTACTTCAAACGGTAATGAAAGAAGTTATGGATATTGAAATTCAGTTACCATTACAACGGATGCCGTATAAAGAAGCGATGGACCGCTACGGTTCTGATAAACCAGATGTACGTTTCGGTTTAGAATTAATCCAGCTTTCTGAAATCGTTAAAGATTCAGCATTTAAAGTATTTGCTCAAGCAGTAGAAAATGGTGGAGAAGTAAAAGCGATAAACGTAAAAGGAAATGCAGACAAATATACTCGTAAAGATATTGATGCATTAACTGAATTTGTATCAATTTACGGTGCAAAAGGTTTAGCATGGATTAAAGTAACAGATGAAGGTTTCACAGGGCCAATAGCTAAATTCTTTGAAGGTCAAATTGTAGAGGAAATTACAAGTGCGACAAATGCTGAACCAGGTGATTTATTATTATTCGTTGCAGATAAATCACCAGTCGTAGCGGCATCTCTAGGTGCATTACGTATGAAATTAGGGAAAGAGTTAGGTTTAATTGATGAGTCTCAATTTGCCTTCCTTTGGGTTACAGATTGGCCATTACTTGAGTATGATGAAGAAGCAGGTCGATACACTGCTGCTCACCATCCATTCACTCGTCCATTTGATGAAGATATCGAAAAAATGGATACAGATCCAGCAGCGGTACGAGCGCAAGCATATGATATCGTATTAAATGGTTATGAGCTTGGTGGTGGTTCATTACGTATTTTCGAACGCGACCTACAAGAAAAAATGTTTAACTTACTTGGATTCTCTAAAGAAGAGGCGCAAGAACAATTTGGTTTCTTACTAGAAGCATTTGAATATGGAGTTCCGCCACATGGTGGTTTAGCATTTGGTCTTGACCGTTTTGTAATGCTTCTAGCAGGGCGTACGAACTTACGTGATACAATTGCATTCCCTAAAACAGCAACTGCAAGCTGTTTACTGACAGATGCACCAAGTGAAGTTTCACCAGCGCAATTAAAAGAATTGCACCTAAAAGTAAATAATTAA
- the hisS-2 gene encoding histidine--tRNA ligase 2 yields MTFKVPRGTQDILPEQTPKWQKVESVLREISRVYRYKEIRTPMFEQTELFQRSVGDTTDIVQKEMYTFEDRGGRSLTLRPEGTASTVRAYVEHKMFGVPDQPIKLSYIGPMFRYERQQAGRYRQFVQFGVEAIGSSDPAIDAEVIALAMDVYQSVGLKDIKLHLNSLGDKETRDAHRTALINHFKPSIGEFCNDCQNRLEKNPLRILDCKVDHEHPLMGTAPKLTDYLNETSASYFEKVKEYLEILGIDYEVDPNLVRGLDYYNHTAFEIMSTASGFGAITTLCGGGRYNGLVSEMGGPDLPGIGFALSIERLLLALEAEGIELDVEDSLDIYVVAMGEEAKKKSVELLSSFRAKGISAEMDYIDRKMKAQMKSADRLGAKYVIVIGETELEEASVNIKEMQTGNEEKVKLSELVNYLLEHK; encoded by the coding sequence ATGACATTTAAAGTACCTCGAGGAACACAAGATATACTGCCCGAACAAACGCCAAAATGGCAAAAGGTTGAGTCAGTCCTACGTGAAATATCTCGTGTTTATCGTTATAAAGAAATTCGTACACCAATGTTCGAACAAACAGAACTTTTCCAACGAAGTGTTGGTGATACAACGGATATCGTCCAAAAGGAAATGTATACATTTGAAGATCGAGGTGGTCGTTCATTGACTCTTCGACCAGAAGGAACTGCTTCAACGGTTCGCGCCTATGTTGAACATAAAATGTTTGGTGTACCAGATCAACCGATAAAGCTTTCTTATATTGGGCCAATGTTTCGATATGAACGTCAACAAGCTGGACGCTATCGTCAATTTGTGCAGTTTGGTGTAGAAGCCATCGGAAGTAGTGATCCTGCAATAGATGCAGAGGTTATTGCACTGGCAATGGATGTCTATCAATCGGTAGGTCTTAAAGATATTAAACTACACTTAAACTCATTAGGGGATAAAGAGACACGTGATGCACACCGTACAGCACTTATAAATCACTTTAAGCCTTCCATCGGTGAGTTTTGTAACGACTGTCAAAATCGTTTAGAAAAAAATCCATTACGAATTTTGGATTGTAAAGTGGATCATGAGCATCCTTTAATGGGTACTGCACCAAAATTAACGGATTATTTAAATGAAACTTCTGCAAGTTATTTTGAAAAAGTGAAAGAATATTTAGAGATACTTGGAATTGATTATGAAGTTGACCCAAATCTAGTACGTGGGCTTGATTATTATAATCATACAGCCTTTGAAATTATGAGTACTGCTAGCGGGTTCGGTGCAATCACAACACTTTGTGGCGGAGGACGCTACAACGGGTTAGTAAGTGAAATGGGCGGTCCTGATTTGCCAGGAATCGGCTTTGCTTTATCGATTGAAAGACTTCTTTTAGCATTGGAAGCTGAGGGAATCGAGCTAGATGTAGAAGATTCACTCGATATTTACGTTGTGGCAATGGGTGAAGAGGCAAAGAAAAAATCTGTTGAATTATTAAGTTCATTCCGAGCAAAAGGAATTTCGGCTGAAATGGATTATATTGATCGTAAAATGAAAGCGCAAATGAAATCAGCTGACCGTCTTGGAGCAAAATATGTAATCGTTATTGGAGAAACAGAGCTTGAAGAAGCAAGTGTAAATATTAAAGAAATGCAAACAGGCAATGAAGAAAAGGTTAAACTTAGTGAATTAGTGAATTACTTACTAGAACATAAATAG
- the yrvJ gene encoding putative N-acetylmuramoyl-L-alanine amidase YrvJ has translation MKKIYLYISLVFIVLIILIFTQGNESEMTANASDDLVVSSKNLSLREGPGLSYPPINQIKKGQTLTVIEEQGEWIYVVADKKKGWAPSWQTTSNNKQTDSSKIKIAISQVDGLNVRSQPSTSASVVKQLFTGDEMYIEKIEKNWAKVTNHNEVNGWVSTDYVAINEKESEEINQNTTQEKTEDLIKHFTIKIDEINVREQPNLSSNIIGIANKDDEFTVLEVKNNWVKIQLDQDNEGWIYQFYGTFQSNSKSEVSNDTVTIIYNGTNLRESPSTTSSVVTRANAGDSFNIVSSDGEWYEIAINSEQNAYVANWVVSTNSKQSSPTFEDKPKVNRKKGTLDGLTIVLDPGHGGNDQGTAGYRGTIEKEVTLITAELLKSKLQDAGATVYLTREFDEYIDLRKRVSFAHMNNADAFISIHYDATEDTSISGFTTYYYHSYQQELAQYVNEGLASKVALRNRGAQLGNYLVLRENYQNAILIELGYLSNPTEERIITTDFYREQATLGIYNGILNYFDAQIE, from the coding sequence TTGAAAAAAATCTATTTATATATTTCTTTAGTATTTATCGTTTTAATCATCCTCATATTTACACAGGGGAATGAATCTGAGATGACTGCTAATGCAAGCGATGATCTTGTTGTTTCTAGTAAGAATCTATCGTTGCGTGAAGGACCGGGGTTGTCCTATCCTCCTATTAATCAAATCAAAAAAGGACAAACTCTTACAGTAATAGAAGAACAAGGTGAATGGATTTATGTTGTGGCCGATAAAAAGAAAGGTTGGGCCCCTTCATGGCAAACAACATCTAATAACAAACAAACTGATAGTTCAAAGATTAAAATAGCAATTTCTCAAGTTGATGGTTTAAATGTACGTTCACAGCCTTCAACATCCGCATCTGTTGTGAAGCAGCTTTTTACAGGGGATGAAATGTATATAGAGAAGATAGAAAAAAATTGGGCAAAAGTTACAAATCATAATGAAGTTAATGGTTGGGTGTCTACCGACTATGTTGCTATAAACGAAAAAGAAAGTGAAGAAATCAATCAAAATACGACACAAGAGAAGACAGAAGATTTAATTAAACATTTTACAATTAAAATTGATGAAATAAATGTTCGGGAACAACCAAATTTATCATCCAATATTATTGGTATTGCAAACAAGGATGATGAGTTTACTGTTTTAGAAGTAAAAAATAATTGGGTGAAGATACAATTAGATCAGGATAATGAAGGTTGGATTTATCAATTTTACGGAACATTCCAATCAAATTCCAAATCTGAAGTTTCAAACGATACTGTTACGATTATTTATAACGGCACAAATCTAAGAGAATCTCCTTCTACCACTTCTTCTGTTGTTACTCGAGCAAATGCAGGTGATTCTTTTAATATTGTCTCAAGTGATGGTGAATGGTATGAAATCGCCATTAATTCTGAACAGAATGCATATGTTGCTAATTGGGTCGTTTCAACGAATTCAAAACAAAGCAGCCCTACCTTTGAAGATAAACCAAAAGTAAATCGTAAAAAAGGAACACTTGATGGATTAACAATTGTTCTAGATCCAGGTCATGGAGGAAATGATCAAGGAACTGCTGGGTATCGAGGAACTATTGAAAAAGAAGTGACATTGATTACAGCCGAATTACTAAAATCGAAACTTCAAGATGCAGGAGCAACTGTTTATTTAACTCGAGAATTCGATGAATATATCGATTTACGGAAACGGGTTTCCTTTGCACATATGAATAACGCTGATGCATTTATTAGCATTCATTATGATGCAACGGAGGATACGTCTATTTCTGGATTTACTACTTATTATTACCACTCATATCAACAAGAACTTGCACAATATGTAAATGAAGGGTTAGCGAGTAAAGTAGCATTGAGAAACAGAGGGGCTCAATTAGGTAATTATTTAGTGTTGAGAGAAAATTATCAAAATGCGATATTAATAGAACTTGGATATTTGAGTAATCCAACTGAGGAACGCATTATTACAACAGATTTTTATCGTGAGCAGGCTACACTCGGAATTTATAATGGGATTTTAAATTATTTTGATGCTCAAATCGAATAG
- the dtd gene encoding D-aminoacyl-tRNA deacylase, translating to MRVVIQRSKQASVTVNGEVTGAIENGYVLLVGLTHSDTIEDVKYVAKKVSEIRLWEDEEGKMNHSILEHGGDILSVSQFTLYAETKKGRRPSFVEAARPESALPLWEAFNEELKALGLKVETGIFGAMMDVSLINDGPVTIIVESK from the coding sequence ATGAGAGTAGTAATACAAAGAAGTAAGCAAGCTTCCGTCACTGTAAATGGTGAAGTTACGGGCGCTATCGAAAATGGATATGTTCTATTAGTCGGTCTTACCCATTCCGACACGATTGAGGATGTAAAGTATGTAGCGAAAAAGGTTTCTGAAATTCGACTTTGGGAAGATGAAGAAGGTAAAATGAATCATTCTATTTTAGAACATGGTGGAGACATTTTATCAGTTTCTCAATTCACCCTTTATGCGGAAACAAAAAAAGGTAGAAGACCTAGTTTTGTTGAGGCAGCAAGACCAGAAAGTGCTTTGCCACTATGGGAAGCCTTTAATGAGGAATTGAAAGCGCTCGGTTTAAAGGTTGAAACAGGTATTTTTGGAGCAATGATGGATGTGTCACTTATTAATGATGGTCCAGTAACAATTATTGTAGAATCGAAATGA